A segment of the Ochotona princeps isolate mOchPri1 chromosome 16, mOchPri1.hap1, whole genome shotgun sequence genome:
cctttttattgttaattaaatgagtgtgtgtgtgtgtgtgtgtgtgtgtgtgttatttaacAGCAGAGACAgatacatggagagagagagagagagagagagagagagagagagagggagagctcctACCTGACCATTCATgctccaaatatccacaacagccaggattagagtgaagccaaagccaggagcccagagctcaatgcaggtctcccacatgggtggcagggacccaaatgcctGATCCAATGGCTCCTGCCTCCAAAGCTgtgtgttatcaggaagctggaattgaaaacaGAGCAGAACAGAAACCCAGGACCCCTGGTACTGGTGTAAGTGTCCCAGATGGCATCCTAGCTGGCCCCCACCCCGGCTGTGCTGTCCCTGGTGCACTTGCTGCAGCGTTCCCAGAGTGTGCGGAAGTTGGAAAGGATGCTTTCACTCCACCCCTCCCTCCAGAGCGGAGCATTTTCTGGCCTCCCGAGCGCTTTTAACATGAGAGAACAATGTGCTGGGCCTCAAGGATCCTCATGGAGCTCATGGAGCTCATGGAGCCAGCTCTGGAGTTGGAACTAGGAGGACACAACCCATCCCCTAGAGTGTAGGTCAGAGTCCCTCGCCCCAAGCTGATAGATGGTGTCATAAAAGCCTGGCCATGCAGAGATGCATCAACGATCCATGTCCACCTCTGCAGACCAGCTCACCCATGTTCATCAGTGGTCACCAGATAAACAGAACTGATGAGATGttgagagagatttattttatttattttatttttttttaatttattttatttttattacaaagtcagatatactgagaggaggagaggattagccactcACTAatccagagaggaagtggagctgccgggattagaaccagcggccatatgggatcaagacgaggaccttggccactaggccatgctgccgagcccgagagagatttattttaaggAATTGGCTCGTGCAGTTGTGGAGGCTAACGTACCAGAAATTCCAACAAGAGTTACGCTGCAGTCTTGCAGCTGAGGCCTGGCCGGGACTGAATCCCGTTTTGGGAGGACTGGAGTCTTGTAAGGTGTTCCACTGTCAGAATGCAGTCCACCAGCGTTAGGGAAGGCAGTCCAGTCTCCTCACAGTGTGCTGCCATAAATGTTAATCACGTCTCACAAGCCTCTTCACTGCAGCATCGGGGATGGGTCCTGATGAGTCAATGAATTTAGCCGGGTGTGGAATAAAATCAGCCTTCATACTGTCATGCTACTTGCAGCCCTGGTTTGTAGTTTTTGGCCTTTGCTTTTTTCATTCCATCTTGAGAACCTGCTCtcaggccagcacaatggctcaattggctaatccacccCCTTCAAGCTCTGGTATCctatataggcacaggttcatgtcctggctgcttcacttactagacagctccctgcttatggcctgggaaagcagtagaggacaacccaaaaccttgggaccctgcacccatgtgggagacccggaagaagttcctggttccttgcttcagatcagatcagctctagccattgtggccacttggggaatgaaccagtggttggaagacctttctctctgtttcttcctgtctctgtagatctgcatttccaataaaaacaaataaatctttttttttttaaaaaaagaagtagaataaacaaaacactaacctgtgcccatttgggatgccagcaccaccatcagaggattagtgtgctaacCCAACAGCAGCCACTCACTAATCCACATTTTCAGTCTAAGCTGAGTCTGTCTCCCTCTCATCCTTGGCCACCTGTTTGTCCCATTGGAGGCTTTTCTGGGTCTGTGTGTGTTACAGAAAGAAGGCTTTGAGGTTTGTTCTTGTCTTACATTTGCAGGTATTGGCAAGAATGTGGTTTGTGAGAAGGCAGCAACCTCGGTGGATGCCTTCCGCATGGTGACAGCCTCCCGCTACTACCCGCAGTTGATGAGCCTGGTGGGGAATGTGCTGCGCTTCCTGCCTGCTTTCGTGCGCATGAAGCAGCTGATTGCCGAGCATTACGTGGGCGCCGTGATGATCTGCGACGCCCGCGTCTACTCAGGCAgcctgctcagccccagctacGGCTGGATCTGTGATGAACTCATGGGCGGTGGGGGCCTGCACACCATGGGCACCTACATCGTGGACTTGCTGACGCACCTCACTGGCCAGAGAGCCGAAAAGGTGCACGGGCTGCTCAAGACCTTCGTGAGGCAGAACGCCGCCATCCGCGGCATCCGCCACGTCACCAGTGATGACTTCTGTTTCTTCCAGATGCTCATGGGCGGGGGAGTGTGCAGCACAGTGACGCTCAACTTCAACATGCCAGGCGCCTTCGTGCATGAGGTCATGGTGGTGGGCTCAGCGGGGCGCCTTGTGGCCCGGGGCGCCGACCTCTACGGGCAGAAGAACTCGGCCTCGCAAGAGGAGCTGCTGCTGAGGGACTCACTGTCGGTGGGTGCAGGGCTGCCTGAGCCGGGGCCCCAGGATGTCCCCCTGCTCTACCTGAAGGGCATGGTCTACATGGTGCAGGCACTGCGCCAGTCCTTCCAAGGGCAGGGGGACCGTCGCACCTGGGACCACACCCCTGTCGCCATGGCCGCCTCCTTTGAGGATGGGCTCTACATGCAGAGTGTGGTGGATGCCATCAAAAGGTCCAGCCGCTCTGGGGAGTGGGAGAGTGTGGAGGTGCTGACTGAAGAGCCGGATGCCAACCAGAACCTTTGTGAGGCGTTGCAGCGGAATAACCTGTGAGCCAGCACGTGCATGATCCTCCCTGCCATGGCAGAGGGCCTGGGAGGGGCCAGGGAACTGTGATGGGAGTGCAGCTGCACCCAAGACTGCTCCATTGGATgagtcagcctgggccagggtAGAGTGAAGCCACAGCCAGGGAGGCCCCGTCAGCAGCTTTTTCTCCCCTCTGACTTGCAGGGCACTTACCCTGCTCAGGGCTGGCCCAAGCCCCCTTCAGGCCTCTTTATGGTTATCCCAGTGAGCCCAGGCCAGCATGAGCCCACCTTGTGGGCTCCTCTGCCTGGTCTCTGGTCCCACCCGGCTGAAAACGCACAGCCGGGAGCTCATAGGGCTGCCTCCTAAAGCCTGAGGAGAAGTGACAGAAGCAGGCAACCAGGCCTTTCTTGGCTGCAGCGTCTCAGGAATGGCGAGGGCAGCCAGTCATCACTCAGGgagcctcccctgccctcccatgcagccagccccagggctttccctctccttttctcctcagAGAGGCCATGTTTCGTAGCTCTGTACTCCTTAGGAAGATAGCCTCTGATATGGCAGGAAGGAGACAAGGTAGTGCTCTAGAACATTAGGAAATGCCAATAAATCAGaaaatgcagcctcctggcaCGTGGGGTGGTTTATTTCAATGGTCAGATAGCTTTTCTAATCAAAGCCTTCTTCATTACTGTAGATGATTTTCTCTTTCCTCGTGGCTGCACAGGAATCCATCCAGATGTGGTGGGCCACACAGGCCCCCACCACTGCCCACCACCAGCCTCTCTCTGAACCTTGGTTCGTCTCCGAGGGCCAAATCCCAGGAGCCCTCCACAGCAAAGGGTTTCTCTGGAGGATGAGACTCCAGGCTGGCACATGGCTGTTTGAGGCCTGTGGCGGCCAGATGCTATgagagctgaaggcaggaggggTTCTGTTCCTACACTGTGGCCTTGGCTCCAGGGGAGCCCCCCTAGAAGGTAGGTGGGGTCGATCCTGAGAGCCTCTGGCTCCCCCAGCCTGCCCAGCTGGTCAGTCAGCTGCTACACTTACTGCTACCTGTGTTCCAGCCAGAGGTCACCTCCCAGCTCTGGCAGGGGAAGTGGGTGGGTGCCAGGAAAGGATATGTCCACTTTCGTTTGTTATCCCAGGCAACCAGCCTTACTAAGCTGAGACCTGCCTCTGTAGCCTTCTCAGACCCTCCTCTTTGCCCTGCCCTGGCTTCCTGTTCCTCCTGACACCCCTGCCAGAGTTACCAGGTTTCTGTGgtatcctggtttcagatggcaTCATCCTTGTGCAGTAAGATGCCCAGGGTCAGCATTGCAtgagctgtgctgtgtgctgagctCCTGGACAGACACTGCATATGTGTTCATCTTCACGTCACTCTGGGCAGGGACTGCAGTTGCTACACCATTGCTCAGCTCAGAAAGCTCAGGCACAGAGCAACCAAGTTGTCTCCTGTCAGTCtggaaacccaggagcctggtcaGACCCGTCTGACAGCAGAGCCTGACCTTAAACCAAGGGTTATCCAGCAGTGGGGCTCTCCCTGCTCTTGAGGGCTCTGGAATTGCCTCTCGTTGTAGCAGGaatcccagccctgcctgaaCTGGGAAGGGAGACTTCCAAGCAGGACATGGCTGCCAGCCTGCTGTCCCTGCCATAATAAGGCCAAGTCAGTCCAGCTCCAGGCGTCCTGCTTGTGTTCACTGGGAAGTCAAAGTTTCTCCTACATTGGACAGTTGACTGGAAATACACCAGGTTTCTTGGGCTGCTGCTACGGAGAATGCACTTGGGTTCTGGGGAGCTCTGTTTACTAAGTCGCTGaaggagctggggcaggtggcagTAGGCCTAATGTATAGCCATTTGATGAGGACCTCAGGTTGCGTCCATTGCCATGGGGTGCACCACCCATTGTCTCTTAGATACACCTATCATTCCGACTCCTGGCCACCTTGGGATAAGGAGGGAGAGATGGCCCTTTGATGCCCTTGGCAAAGGGGAGCCCAGAAGATCCTAGCCAGCAGCTGGTTCCAGGCTTGTCCTGTGGCGCCCCCTCCTGGAGGAAATCAGCATAGTCTCCCAGGACCTGTTTTTCAAATCTGAGGATTCTACCCAGTTCTTCTGGGTAGAAGTtttctgttgtttaagatttattttatttatttgaaaagcattaattattagagggagaggggaatacaactctttcatctgcttattcattctccaaatgactgcaacggctagtgttgagccaggctaaagctgacccggctggagccaggatcttcttccaagtcttccaaatgggcacaggggccaagcactcgggcctgtttcccaggccattaccagggaactggatcacatgtggagcagctggaaccagtgcccatatggggataCTGGTGGCGGTATACTATACCACAGTACCAGCACTACAAGGTCAGAGTTGTTCTAAGCCAGTGCAaattcctctccatttctctcctgATACGGCAAACAGAAGTGAATCTACAATAACCAGGGGCTGATTATTCAGTTTACAGTGAAATTTAGGCCTTGAACCTAGCCAGGGCACCT
Coding sequences within it:
- the GFOD2 gene encoding glucose-fructose oxidoreductase domain-containing protein 2, producing the protein MKMLPGVGVFGTGSSARVLVPLLRAEGFTVEALWGKTEEEAKQLAEEMNITFYTSRTDDVLLHQDVDLVCINIPPPLTRQISVKALGIGKNVVCEKAATSVDAFRMVTASRYYPQLMSLVGNVLRFLPAFVRMKQLIAEHYVGAVMICDARVYSGSLLSPSYGWICDELMGGGGLHTMGTYIVDLLTHLTGQRAEKVHGLLKTFVRQNAAIRGIRHVTSDDFCFFQMLMGGGVCSTVTLNFNMPGAFVHEVMVVGSAGRLVARGADLYGQKNSASQEELLLRDSLSVGAGLPEPGPQDVPLLYLKGMVYMVQALRQSFQGQGDRRTWDHTPVAMAASFEDGLYMQSVVDAIKRSSRSGEWESVEVLTEEPDANQNLCEALQRNNL